A section of the Cryobacterium soli genome encodes:
- a CDS encoding LysR family transcriptional regulator: protein MPDTVHRALDVDSHALRIVHRINELGSITAAARSLGYSQPAVSQHLKRLEARLGLPLVAKSGRGVRLTEAGRILARHAATVTQALDAAAGELSDLAGLRSGRVTLAAFPSASATVIPTLLRGLSQRHPGVQLSYLEAEPPEAVRAVRDRAADLAITFSYTGDQADPHRQSAQGLTVVPLWRDEMLVVLPREHALAGHSRIDLARLAEDQWIGGCPRCRAHLLDLAARSGFTPGISYETDNVVAVFGMVAAGLGVALVPALAIAASPLPAGIVARPTTAGDFRTIHLVGAEGAESVPAVAATIRAIGVIDAAPWSLFGAGPGPHSAHAGAGHPR, encoded by the coding sequence ATGCCCGACACCGTTCACCGTGCACTCGACGTAGATTCCCACGCGCTGCGCATCGTGCACCGCATCAACGAGCTCGGCTCGATCACCGCCGCCGCGCGATCCCTCGGCTACAGCCAACCGGCGGTGAGCCAGCACCTCAAACGCCTCGAGGCTCGGCTCGGGCTGCCCCTGGTGGCCAAGTCGGGCCGCGGCGTGCGACTCACCGAGGCCGGCCGCATCCTGGCCCGGCACGCGGCCACGGTGACCCAGGCGCTGGATGCCGCGGCGGGCGAACTCAGCGACCTGGCCGGCCTGCGCAGTGGCCGGGTGACACTCGCCGCCTTCCCTTCCGCGTCGGCCACGGTCATCCCCACCCTGTTGCGCGGCCTGTCCCAGCGCCACCCCGGCGTGCAGCTGAGCTATCTCGAGGCCGAACCGCCCGAGGCCGTGCGCGCCGTGCGGGACCGCGCCGCCGACCTCGCGATCACCTTCAGCTATACCGGCGACCAGGCCGACCCGCACCGGCAGAGCGCCCAGGGGCTCACCGTGGTGCCGCTGTGGCGCGATGAGATGCTCGTGGTGCTTCCTCGCGAGCACGCTCTGGCCGGTCACAGCCGCATAGATCTGGCCCGGCTGGCCGAGGACCAGTGGATCGGCGGCTGCCCGCGCTGCCGGGCGCACCTGCTCGACCTCGCTGCCCGCAGCGGCTTCACGCCGGGTATCTCCTACGAGACCGACAACGTCGTGGCCGTGTTCGGTATGGTCGCCGCTGGCCTGGGTGTGGCCCTGGTGCCCGCCCTCGCGATCGCGGCCTCCCCGCTGCCCGCCGGCATCGTGGCCCGGCCCACCACAGCGGGTGACTTCCGCACGATCCACCTCGTCGGCGCCGAGGGCGCGGAGTCGGTTCCTGCGGTGGCCGCCACCATCCGCGCCATCGGTGTGATCGACGCGGCACCGTGGTCGCTGTTCGGCGCCGGCCCTGGGCCACATTCCGCACACGCCGGTGCGGGCCACCCTCGGTAG
- the gltX gene encoding glutamate--tRNA ligase — MSTTTAHPFSTATGTDVRVRFCPSPTGTPHVGLIRTALFNWAYARHTGGKFIFRVEDTDAARDSEESFTQLLEAMRWLRLDWDEGVETGGPHEPYRQSQRYDIYRDVIAKLVESGHIYESFATGEEIAERNIKLGRDPKLGYDNYERDLTDEEKDAFRAEGRQPALRLKVPDTELSFDDLVRGEITFPAGSFSDFVVVRPNGHPLYPFVNPVDDALMGVTHVLRGEDLLSSTPRQIALYHALIDIGLTTFVPRFGHLPYVMGDKNKKLSKRDPESNLFLHRERGFIPEGLVNYLSLLGWSLTHDRDVFSIEEMIAAFDVVDVNPNPARFDLKKAESLNGDHIRLLEPADFASRVVPYLVHAGIVTEPLSDAEQAILTAAAPLVQERIALLGETPDMLGFLFHSADTLEFQADALKSLPQNAAEILAAATDALRNIPEAEWKHELLHTTLADTLIEGLGLKPRVAFGPLRVAVSGRKISPPLFESMEILGRSDTLARLDRLSATLVS, encoded by the coding sequence ATGTCTACTACAACAGCGCACCCGTTCTCGACCGCAACCGGCACTGATGTGCGTGTGCGGTTCTGCCCCTCGCCCACCGGCACGCCGCACGTCGGCCTGATCCGCACGGCCCTGTTCAACTGGGCCTACGCCCGGCACACGGGCGGCAAGTTCATCTTCCGCGTGGAGGACACCGACGCCGCCCGCGACAGCGAGGAAAGCTTCACCCAGCTCCTCGAGGCCATGCGCTGGCTGCGCCTGGACTGGGACGAGGGTGTGGAGACCGGGGGACCGCACGAGCCGTACCGCCAGTCCCAGCGCTACGACATCTACCGCGACGTGATCGCAAAGCTTGTCGAGTCCGGCCATATCTACGAGAGCTTCGCCACCGGCGAGGAGATCGCCGAGCGCAACATCAAGCTCGGCCGCGACCCCAAGCTCGGCTATGACAACTACGAGCGCGACCTCACCGACGAGGAGAAGGACGCGTTCCGCGCCGAGGGGCGCCAGCCGGCGCTCCGCCTCAAGGTGCCCGACACCGAGCTCTCCTTCGACGACCTGGTGCGCGGCGAGATCACCTTCCCGGCCGGCTCGTTCAGCGACTTCGTCGTGGTGCGGCCCAACGGGCATCCGCTCTACCCGTTCGTGAACCCGGTCGACGACGCGCTCATGGGCGTCACCCACGTGCTGCGCGGCGAGGACCTGCTCTCCTCCACCCCGCGCCAGATCGCCCTGTACCACGCGCTGATCGACATCGGACTCACCACCTTCGTGCCCCGCTTCGGCCACCTGCCCTACGTCATGGGCGACAAGAACAAGAAGCTCTCCAAGCGTGACCCCGAGTCGAACCTGTTCCTGCACCGCGAACGCGGCTTCATCCCCGAGGGCCTGGTCAACTACCTGTCCCTGCTGGGCTGGTCACTCACGCATGACCGCGACGTGTTCTCCATCGAGGAGATGATCGCCGCGTTCGACGTCGTGGACGTGAACCCCAACCCGGCGCGCTTCGACCTCAAGAAGGCCGAATCGCTCAACGGCGACCACATCCGCCTGCTCGAGCCGGCCGACTTCGCCTCCCGCGTGGTGCCGTACCTGGTGCACGCCGGCATCGTCACCGAGCCGCTCAGCGACGCCGAGCAGGCCATCCTCACCGCCGCCGCCCCGCTCGTGCAGGAGCGCATCGCCCTGCTCGGCGAGACGCCCGACATGCTCGGCTTCCTGTTCCACAGCGCCGACACCCTCGAGTTCCAGGCGGATGCGCTGAAGTCGCTTCCGCAGAACGCCGCCGAGATCCTCGCAGCCGCCACGGACGCCCTCCGCAACATTCCCGAAGCGGAATGGAAGCACGAGCTCCTGCACACGACCCTCGCGGACACCCTGATCGAGGGCCTCGGCCTCAAGCCCCGGGTCGCGTTCGGCCCGCTGCGCGTGGCCGTGTCCGGCCGCAAGATCTCGCCGCCGCTGTTCGAATCCATGGAGATCCTCGGCCGGAGCGACACCCTGGCCCGCCTGGACCGGCTCTCGGCGACCCTGGTGTCATGA
- a CDS encoding NAD(P)/FAD-dependent oxidoreductase, whose translation MSPDGSVNAGGGASAAGAAETPYDVVIIGAGPAGLAAGLNLVRARRRTLMIDSNRPRHSATLRSHGFITRDGVPPLELRRIGREEYEAYPAAEFHMGLVRAVEALAGAEATDATVARFTVSTKGMRGEKNRVVTARTVLIATGLAETLPALPSIRAWYGTNLHSCIACDGYEEADRALALIGETDDLAEHALLISQWTDDLIVFTNGVGQVTDADEAALAARGIRVDRRALTDVVGERGAMTGIEVADGEFVAREGGFVRPRYEAAATFAGALHPATDASGLIVVDPQGRTSVPGLFAAGDTTPPGPEQLLVSAGEGARAAVAINRELLGPLATHPPLNLAGRTEVG comes from the coding sequence ATGAGCCCGGACGGTTCAGTGAACGCCGGCGGCGGCGCCTCCGCTGCCGGCGCCGCCGAGACGCCATACGACGTCGTCATCATCGGTGCCGGCCCAGCCGGCCTGGCCGCGGGGCTCAACCTGGTGCGCGCCCGCCGGCGCACCCTGATGATCGACAGCAACCGGCCCCGGCATTCGGCCACTCTCCGGTCGCACGGTTTCATCACCCGGGACGGCGTTCCGCCCCTGGAGCTGAGGCGCATCGGCCGTGAGGAGTATGAGGCTTATCCGGCCGCCGAGTTCCACATGGGGCTCGTGCGCGCCGTGGAGGCCCTGGCGGGCGCCGAGGCGACGGACGCCACAGTGGCCCGCTTCACGGTGTCGACCAAGGGCATGCGCGGCGAGAAGAACCGGGTGGTCACGGCGCGCACCGTGCTGATCGCCACCGGCCTGGCCGAGACGCTGCCGGCGCTGCCGAGCATCCGCGCCTGGTACGGCACCAACCTGCACAGCTGCATCGCCTGCGACGGCTACGAAGAGGCCGACCGCGCCCTCGCCCTGATCGGCGAGACCGACGACCTCGCCGAGCACGCCCTGCTCATCTCGCAGTGGACCGACGACCTCATCGTCTTCACGAACGGTGTCGGCCAGGTCACCGACGCCGACGAAGCGGCACTTGCCGCACGCGGCATCCGTGTCGACCGGCGCGCCCTCACCGACGTGGTGGGGGAGCGCGGCGCCATGACTGGTATCGAGGTCGCCGACGGTGAGTTCGTGGCCAGGGAGGGCGGTTTTGTGCGTCCCCGGTACGAGGCAGCCGCGACGTTCGCGGGTGCGCTTCATCCGGCCACGGATGCGTCCGGCCTGATCGTCGTCGACCCGCAGGGCCGCACCTCGGTGCCCGGTCTCTTCGCCGCGGGCGACACCACCCCGCCCGGACCGGAGCAGTTGCTTGTCTCCGCAGGCGAGGGTGCGCGCGCCGCGGTGGCCATCAACCGCGAGCTTCTCGGCCCGCTCGCGACACACCCTCCACTCAATTTGGCTGGTCGCACCGAAGTGGGCTAG
- a CDS encoding Cro/Cl family transcriptional regulator codes for MTGIDQASVSHHERGRDAAYSTVDRLLAGTGHRLYAAPTRRDDAASSAVAIREHLRARDTDRALRALLQLNDNLTAEHGLVRGILGLTEPENTGDRVWDAAIAALVAWRLNQEDIPLPGWVNNPDRTLTVPVVFRVDPADPAPERDDVPVEFAERGVFAWADTFASV; via the coding sequence TTGACCGGCATCGACCAGGCCAGCGTCTCTCATCATGAACGGGGAAGAGACGCCGCCTACAGCACCGTTGATCGGCTCCTCGCTGGCACCGGGCATCGACTGTACGCCGCTCCCACACGACGGGACGACGCAGCCAGTTCGGCAGTGGCAATTCGTGAACATCTGCGCGCCCGTGACACAGACCGGGCCCTGCGGGCGCTCCTCCAATTGAATGACAACCTCACCGCCGAACACGGACTCGTCCGAGGAATCCTCGGCCTGACAGAGCCGGAAAACACCGGGGATCGGGTGTGGGACGCGGCGATCGCGGCCCTGGTGGCTTGGCGACTCAACCAGGAAGACATCCCGCTCCCTGGATGGGTCAACAACCCCGATCGCACGCTCACCGTACCTGTCGTTTTCCGGGTCGACCCGGCCGACCCGGCGCCTGAGCGTGATGACGTGCCGGTTGAGTTCGCCGAACGCGGTGTCTTCGCTTGGGCAGATACCTTCGCAAGTGTGTGA
- a CDS encoding helix-turn-helix transcriptional regulator has translation MPRAATSYRTLASISRITLLWHLQRRGTMTVTDLADAAGLHPNTAREHLQRLVDDGFITCQPENRETKGRPRMLYSAAARAIEPGSVRAAKAEAAHRRGELVRKLLPLEAITSTPRQNQIDALDDHLDQSGFDSDHDPDGTHVHLHDCPYSEMVKLHPEVCAVHYGLIQTLLEQTDGPLEAERMHPLVGPDTCTLDLLVRVLEPARAPVLGPPPIIHGVSRL, from the coding sequence ATGCCCCGCGCCGCCACGAGCTACAGAACGCTCGCCTCCATCAGCAGGATCACCCTGCTCTGGCACCTTCAGCGCCGCGGCACCATGACCGTGACCGACCTCGCCGACGCCGCCGGGCTACACCCGAACACCGCCAGGGAACACCTGCAACGACTGGTCGACGACGGCTTCATCACCTGCCAGCCCGAAAACCGCGAGACCAAGGGTCGTCCCCGGATGCTGTACAGCGCGGCCGCCCGCGCCATCGAACCCGGGTCAGTGCGGGCCGCCAAGGCGGAAGCCGCACACCGCCGCGGCGAACTGGTGCGCAAGCTTCTGCCTCTTGAGGCCATCACGAGCACGCCTCGTCAGAACCAGATCGATGCGCTCGACGACCATCTCGACCAGAGCGGCTTCGACTCCGACCACGACCCTGACGGCACCCACGTGCATCTCCACGACTGCCCGTACAGCGAGATGGTGAAGCTGCACCCCGAGGTCTGTGCGGTGCACTACGGCCTGATCCAGACACTCCTCGAGCAGACGGACGGCCCGCTCGAGGCCGAGCGGATGCATCCGCTGGTCGGCCCGGACACCTGCACCCTTGACTTGCTCGTTCGGGTGCTGGAGCCGGCGAGAGCCCCGGTCCTGGGTCCGCCGCCGATTATTCACGGTGTTTCGCGGTTGTAG
- a CDS encoding nitrate reductase subunit alpha, whose product MKNSIFARSGQASARAAKPGTDGPLTDTILNFGRFLRRGETSPDLRSVFLEGGRDADSFYRDRWTHDKEVRSTHGVNCTGSCSWKVYVKDGIITWETQQTDYPSVGPDSPEYEPRGCPRGAAFSWYTYSPTRVRYPYVRGVLLELYRAAKARTGDPVLAWAEVTDNPESAKAYKSARGQGGLVRASWDEASEIVAAAHVHTIKKYGPDRIAGFSPIPAMSIVSQGVGNRFISMLGGTMLSFYDWYADLPVASPQVFGDQTDVPESADWWNSSYLIMWGSNVPVTRTPDAHFMVEARYRGQKVITVSPDYADNSKFADEWLAVHPGTDGALAIAMGHVVLKEFLVDRRTTRFVDYMKRYSDSAYLISLTPRGDAYVPGKFLTADALPGLATTVASAAFKTVMLDQNGQAVVPNGSIGHRFSETDAGKWNLDLEGIDPLLSIADAPGYDQASVAIDMPRFDVAPETDEIGEQHAGGAGIVRRGVPVRMVAGQLVTTVFDLLLAQYGVGRDELNLPGYWPTGYDDATSPGTPAWQESITSVPRQAAERIGREFAQNAEDSDGRSMILMGAGTNHWFHSDTIYRAFLALTTMTGCQGVNGGGWAHYVGQEKVRPLTGYGQYAFGLDWVRPPRQMIGTGFFYLATDQWRYDGLSADTLSSPLGSGVFKDRTTADCLVESTKRGWMPGYPTFNRNSLDLVDDAAAAGVEPAQYVVDSLGDGSLEYAIEDPDAPENFPRVMVVWRANIIGSSGKGNEYFLKHLLGTKSAVRAPESPPQKRPKTMKWHESAPEGKLDLMVTSDFRMTSTTIYSDVVLPPATWYEKNDLSTTDMHPFIHSFNPAIDPPFQSKTDFDIFHILAEKISQMSVKHLGVRKDLVAIPLLHDTPDAMSSPHGIVEDNLPLVPGVTMPKLVVVERDYPAFYERLGSLGPLTEKLGMVTKGVKFNPDVEVAYLGQKNGLIASGPTAGRPQLKTAIQACEMVLALSGTTNGRLGTQGFRDMEKRTGVKLAHLASDNEGRRFSYPDVQGAPVPVLTSPEWSGSEHGGRRYSAFTINVEHLKPWHTLTGRQHFYLDHDWMVELGEQLPIYRPPLDMHRLFEDSIVGSTAATGAPGSKGRAEVAVRYLTPHSKWSIHSEYQDNLLMLSLSRGGPTIWMSPQDANKIGVRDNEWIESYNRNGVVVARAIVSHRMPEGTVYMYHAKDRTINVPVAETSGMRGGTNNSLTRILLKPSHLIGGYAQLSFAFNYLGPTGNQRDEVTVIRRRSQEVEY is encoded by the coding sequence CTGAAGAACTCCATCTTCGCGAGGTCTGGTCAGGCCAGCGCTCGGGCCGCCAAGCCCGGCACCGACGGCCCCCTCACAGACACGATCCTCAACTTCGGCCGGTTCCTCCGCCGCGGTGAGACCTCGCCAGACCTCCGCTCGGTGTTCCTCGAGGGCGGCCGCGACGCCGACTCCTTCTACCGTGACCGCTGGACCCACGACAAGGAAGTCCGCTCCACCCACGGCGTGAACTGCACGGGCTCCTGCTCCTGGAAGGTGTACGTCAAGGACGGCATCATCACCTGGGAGACCCAGCAGACCGACTACCCCTCCGTTGGCCCGGACTCGCCCGAGTACGAGCCGCGGGGCTGCCCCCGTGGTGCCGCGTTCAGCTGGTACACCTACTCGCCCACCCGGGTGCGTTACCCCTACGTGCGTGGTGTGCTGCTTGAGCTGTACCGTGCGGCCAAGGCCCGCACCGGTGACCCGGTTCTCGCTTGGGCCGAGGTCACCGACAACCCCGAGAGCGCCAAGGCATACAAGAGCGCCCGCGGTCAGGGCGGCCTGGTGCGCGCCAGCTGGGACGAAGCCTCCGAGATCGTCGCTGCCGCACACGTGCACACCATCAAGAAGTACGGGCCGGACCGCATCGCCGGCTTCTCGCCGATCCCGGCCATGTCGATCGTGTCGCAGGGTGTCGGCAACCGGTTCATCTCCATGCTCGGCGGCACCATGCTCTCGTTCTACGACTGGTACGCCGACCTGCCCGTCGCCAGCCCGCAGGTCTTCGGCGACCAGACGGATGTGCCCGAATCGGCCGACTGGTGGAACTCCAGCTATCTGATCATGTGGGGCTCGAATGTGCCCGTCACCCGCACCCCCGACGCGCACTTCATGGTCGAGGCCCGTTACCGGGGCCAGAAGGTCATCACGGTCTCACCCGACTACGCCGACAACTCCAAGTTCGCCGACGAATGGCTCGCCGTTCACCCCGGCACCGACGGCGCCCTCGCCATCGCGATGGGCCACGTCGTGCTCAAGGAATTCCTGGTCGACCGCCGCACCACCCGCTTTGTCGACTACATGAAGCGCTACAGCGACTCCGCCTACCTGATCAGCCTCACCCCGCGCGGCGACGCCTACGTGCCCGGCAAATTCCTCACCGCGGATGCCCTGCCCGGTCTGGCCACGACAGTCGCCAGCGCCGCTTTCAAGACAGTGATGCTCGACCAGAACGGCCAGGCCGTGGTGCCCAACGGCTCCATCGGACACCGCTTCAGCGAGACCGACGCCGGCAAGTGGAACCTCGACCTCGAGGGCATCGACCCACTGCTCTCGATCGCGGATGCACCCGGCTACGACCAGGCATCCGTCGCCATCGACATGCCCCGCTTCGACGTGGCTCCGGAGACCGACGAAATCGGCGAACAGCACGCCGGCGGCGCCGGTATCGTGCGCCGCGGCGTGCCCGTAAGAATGGTGGCCGGCCAGCTGGTCACCACCGTGTTCGACCTGCTGCTCGCCCAGTACGGCGTGGGCCGGGACGAACTGAACCTGCCCGGCTACTGGCCCACCGGCTACGACGACGCCACCTCGCCCGGCACCCCCGCCTGGCAGGAGAGCATCACCTCGGTGCCACGCCAGGCCGCCGAACGCATCGGCCGCGAGTTCGCGCAGAACGCCGAGGACTCCGACGGTCGCTCGATGATCCTGATGGGTGCCGGAACCAACCACTGGTTCCACTCCGACACCATCTACCGCGCCTTTCTGGCGCTGACCACCATGACCGGTTGCCAGGGGGTCAACGGCGGCGGTTGGGCTCACTACGTGGGCCAGGAGAAGGTCCGCCCGCTCACCGGCTACGGCCAGTACGCCTTCGGCCTGGACTGGGTGCGGCCGCCGCGTCAGATGATCGGCACCGGATTCTTCTACCTCGCCACCGACCAGTGGCGCTACGACGGCCTCTCCGCCGACACCCTCTCCAGCCCGCTCGGCTCCGGCGTCTTCAAGGACCGCACCACGGCCGACTGCCTGGTCGAATCCACTAAACGCGGCTGGATGCCCGGCTACCCGACTTTCAACCGCAACTCGCTCGACCTCGTCGATGACGCCGCGGCGGCCGGAGTCGAACCGGCCCAGTACGTCGTTGACTCCCTGGGCGACGGCAGCCTGGAGTACGCCATCGAAGACCCGGATGCGCCGGAGAACTTCCCGCGCGTCATGGTCGTCTGGCGGGCCAACATCATCGGCTCCTCGGGCAAGGGCAACGAGTACTTCCTCAAACACCTGCTCGGCACCAAGAGTGCCGTGCGGGCGCCGGAGTCGCCGCCCCAGAAGCGCCCGAAGACCATGAAATGGCACGAGTCCGCCCCGGAGGGCAAGCTCGACCTGATGGTCACCAGCGACTTCCGCATGACGTCGACCACGATCTACAGCGACGTCGTGCTGCCGCCGGCCACCTGGTACGAGAAGAACGACCTGTCGACCACCGACATGCACCCGTTCATCCACTCGTTCAATCCGGCCATCGACCCGCCGTTCCAGTCCAAGACCGACTTCGACATCTTCCACATCCTGGCGGAGAAGATCTCCCAGATGTCGGTGAAGCACCTCGGTGTGCGCAAAGACCTCGTCGCGATCCCGTTGCTGCACGACACCCCGGATGCCATGTCGAGCCCGCACGGCATCGTCGAAGACAACCTGCCATTGGTCCCCGGTGTCACCATGCCCAAGCTCGTGGTGGTCGAACGTGACTACCCGGCCTTCTACGAGAGGCTCGGCTCGCTGGGTCCGCTCACCGAGAAGCTCGGCATGGTCACCAAGGGCGTCAAGTTCAATCCCGACGTGGAGGTGGCCTACCTCGGCCAGAAGAACGGCCTCATCGCCAGCGGCCCCACCGCAGGCCGGCCGCAGCTGAAAACCGCCATCCAGGCCTGTGAAATGGTGCTGGCCCTTTCGGGAACCACAAACGGGCGGCTCGGTACCCAGGGCTTCCGCGACATGGAGAAGCGCACCGGTGTGAAGCTGGCGCACCTGGCCAGCGACAACGAGGGTCGTCGGTTCTCCTACCCGGACGTGCAGGGCGCGCCGGTTCCGGTGCTCACCTCCCCGGAGTGGTCGGGTAGCGAGCACGGCGGCCGCCGCTACAGTGCCTTCACGATCAACGTTGAACATCTCAAACCGTGGCACACCCTCACCGGGCGGCAACACTTCTACCTCGACCACGACTGGATGGTGGAGCTCGGCGAGCAGTTGCCGATCTACCGGCCGCCGCTGGACATGCACCGCCTGTTCGAGGACTCCATCGTCGGCTCTACCGCCGCCACCGGAGCCCCTGGCTCGAAGGGTCGCGCCGAGGTTGCCGTGCGATACCTCACGCCGCACTCCAAGTGGTCGATCCACTCTGAGTACCAGGACAACCTGCTGATGCTCTCGCTGTCCCGCGGTGGTCCCACCATCTGGATGTCCCCGCAGGACGCCAACAAGATCGGCGTGCGCGACAACGAGTGGATCGAGTCCTACAACCGCAACGGTGTGGTCGTGGCCCGGGCCATCGTCTCGCATCGGATGCCCGAGGGCACGGTGTACATGTATCACGCGAAGGACCGCACCATCAACGTGCCCGTCGCCGAGACCAGCGGAATGCGCGGTGGCACCAACAACTCGCTCACCCGCATCCTGCTCAAGCCTTCTCACCTGATCGGCGGCTATGCCCAGCTGTCGTTCGCTTTCAACTACCTCGGCCCGACCGGGAACCAACGCGACGAGGTCACCGTGATTCGTCGACGCAGCCAGGAGGTTGAGTACTAA
- the narH gene encoding nitrate reductase subunit beta gives MRVMAQMSMIMNLDKCIGCHTCSVTCKQVWTNRTGVEYAWFNNVETKPGVGYPRQYEDQEKWKGGWVRNKRGRLKLRAGGRLSKLLHIFDNPDLPVIDDYYEPWTYDYDMLTTAPAGTQSPVARPKSLLTGKNMDIKWSGNWDDNLGGSQETAADDPILATMSEHVKMEFENTFMFYLPRICEHCLNPACVAACPSGAMYKREEDGIVLVDEDGCRGWRMCVSACPYKKVYFNHKTGKAEKCTLCYPLIEQGKPTICSETCVGRLRYLGLMLYDADAVLAQASVENEHDLLDAQRACFLDPFDPEVIAAAKAEGMEDDWILAAQNSPIYKMISEYKIALPLHPEYRTMPMVWYIPPLSPVVDVVSTTQADSEDARTLFAAIDRLRIPVEYLAGLFSAGDVRPVEASLKKLAAMRSYMRDINLGKPADERIPKAVGMTGETMEAMYRLLAIAKYEDRYVIPKAHVETARELDELACSLDTDGGPGMGGPGQNAGPFGQEPGMPLAGTVSNYNEMTGRGGEKTKPTTPGRVNLLNWTGGAVPQGMFPPKKSPEATA, from the coding sequence ATGCGCGTAATGGCTCAAATGTCGATGATCATGAATCTCGACAAATGCATCGGGTGTCACACCTGTTCAGTCACCTGCAAGCAGGTCTGGACCAACCGCACCGGCGTCGAGTACGCCTGGTTCAACAACGTGGAGACCAAGCCCGGCGTGGGCTACCCGCGCCAGTACGAAGACCAGGAGAAGTGGAAGGGCGGCTGGGTGCGCAACAAGCGCGGCCGGCTGAAACTGCGCGCCGGCGGTCGGCTGAGCAAGCTGCTGCACATCTTCGACAACCCCGATCTTCCCGTGATCGACGACTACTACGAGCCGTGGACCTACGACTACGACATGCTCACCACGGCTCCGGCCGGAACCCAGAGCCCGGTCGCCAGGCCCAAGTCGCTCTTGACCGGCAAGAACATGGACATCAAGTGGTCCGGCAACTGGGATGACAACCTCGGTGGCTCGCAGGAGACCGCGGCTGACGACCCCATCCTCGCCACCATGAGCGAGCACGTGAAGATGGAGTTCGAGAACACCTTCATGTTCTACCTGCCGCGCATCTGCGAGCACTGCCTCAACCCCGCCTGTGTCGCGGCCTGCCCCTCGGGTGCCATGTACAAGCGCGAAGAAGACGGCATCGTCCTCGTCGACGAGGACGGCTGCCGCGGCTGGCGCATGTGCGTCTCGGCGTGCCCCTACAAGAAGGTGTACTTCAATCACAAGACCGGCAAGGCCGAGAAGTGCACGCTCTGCTACCCCCTGATCGAACAGGGTAAGCCCACCATCTGCTCCGAGACGTGCGTGGGACGCCTGCGCTACCTCGGTCTGATGCTCTATGACGCCGACGCCGTGCTTGCGCAGGCCTCGGTCGAGAACGAGCACGACCTGCTCGACGCCCAGCGCGCCTGCTTCCTCGACCCGTTCGACCCCGAGGTCATCGCGGCGGCCAAGGCCGAGGGCATGGAGGACGACTGGATCCTCGCCGCGCAGAACAGCCCGATCTACAAGATGATCTCCGAGTACAAGATCGCGCTGCCGCTGCACCCCGAATACCGCACCATGCCCATGGTCTGGTATATCCCGCCGCTCTCGCCGGTCGTCGACGTGGTTTCCACCACCCAGGCCGACAGCGAGGACGCCCGCACTCTGTTCGCCGCGATCGACCGCCTGCGCATCCCGGTCGAGTACCTGGCCGGGCTGTTCTCGGCCGGCGACGTGCGGCCCGTGGAGGCGTCGCTGAAGAAGCTCGCCGCCATGCGCTCCTACATGCGCGACATCAACCTCGGCAAGCCAGCAGACGAGCGGATTCCAAAGGCCGTGGGCATGACGGGCGAGACGATGGAAGCCATGTACCGGCTCCTCGCGATCGCCAAGTACGAGGACCGCTACGTCATTCCCAAGGCTCACGTGGAAACCGCGCGCGAACTCGACGAGCTCGCCTGCTCGCTCGACACCGACGGTGGCCCCGGAATGGGCGGACCCGGCCAGAATGCCGGACCGTTCGGCCAGGAACCCGGCATGCCACTGGCCGGCACAGTCTCGAACTACAACGAGATGACCGGCCGCGGCGGTGAGAAGACCAAGCCCACCACGCCGGGCCGGGTCAACCTGCTCAACTGGACCGGCGGCGCCGTGCCCCAGGGAATGTTCCCGCCCAAGAAGAGCCCAGAGGCCACAGCGTGA
- the narJ gene encoding nitrate reductase molybdenum cofactor assembly chaperone has protein sequence MPKLAPRRVTALTLGDGDRHIAHMAASLLMDYPDEARRGRFSAVAASVEKLPDGLRAAFGAFLDAAGEMNQQELEVHFTATFDLKRKCCPYLSYYAAGDTRRRGMALVRFVEAYRAAGWEVAADELPDYLPMVLEFSALSDSPIAGELLSAHRDGIEVLRSALEKVNSPYMHLVEAVCLSLPPIDDATRQRYLDLVNEGPPTETVGMTFLGNLKPFSADGGSSEDVRV, from the coding sequence ATGCCCAAGCTCGCGCCCCGGCGGGTGACGGCGCTCACTCTTGGCGACGGCGACCGCCACATCGCGCACATGGCGGCATCTTTGCTGATGGACTACCCCGACGAGGCGCGCCGCGGCCGGTTCTCGGCCGTGGCCGCGTCGGTCGAGAAGCTTCCGGATGGCCTGCGGGCCGCGTTCGGCGCCTTCCTCGACGCCGCGGGGGAGATGAACCAGCAGGAGTTGGAGGTGCACTTCACCGCTACCTTCGACCTCAAACGCAAGTGCTGTCCGTACTTGAGCTACTACGCGGCCGGCGACACCCGTCGCCGCGGGATGGCTCTGGTGCGCTTCGTCGAGGCCTACCGGGCCGCCGGCTGGGAGGTTGCGGCCGACGAGTTGCCCGACTACCTGCCGATGGTGCTCGAGTTCTCGGCGCTGAGCGATTCACCGATCGCCGGCGAGCTGCTCTCGGCGCACCGGGACGGCATCGAGGTGCTGCGTTCGGCCCTCGAGAAGGTCAACAGCCCCTACATGCACCTCGTCGAGGCCGTTTGCCTTTCGTTGCCGCCGATCGACGACGCCACCCGCCAGCGCTACCTCGACCTCGTCAACGAAGGTCCCCCTACCGAAACGGTCGGCATGACGTTCCTCGGCAATCTCAAACCATTCTCCGCCGATGGCGGTTCCAGTGAGGACGTAAGGGTATGA